The window TACAGGCCTAGGAAAAAGCGGGGGGAACTTTGCCAATAGTCATTTTGAGGCCAATGTGGATGACTTAGTGGTTGTAAACGACTATATCACTATGCATTATCAAGCCCCTGCTCTCTTAATTGGCCATTCCCTAGGAGGGGCAGCAGCAATAGTGGCAGCGTCTAAACTGGAAAACATAAAAGCTGTGGTGACCATTGGAACACCTGCTGACATACAGCATGTCACAAAACACTTTGCCGGACAAACAAAAAAGCTGGCTACCGATGAAGAAGCTAGGGTTGTTATTGGTGGACGCAAATTTACCATTAGTGGAGAATTCATTAAGGGGTTCAATCAACATGACTTACCTGCTACCATCGAAAATCTAAGAAAACCGATACTAATCATGCATTCACCTGTAGATGAAATTGTATCGATCAGCAATGCGCATGAAATTTATCAAAAAGCGAAACATCCGAAAAGTTTTGTTTCCCTAGATAATGCCAACCATCTCCTTACAAAAAATGAAGACAGTGCTTATGCGGGTGAGCTGATTGGTTCTTGGGCTTCTAGGTACATAGATCTAAAGCCATTTGAAACCCCTAACCCAAATAAACATCAATTGGTGGCTCATTTAAATTTAAAAGAGGACAATTTTACTACCTATATTAACACTAAAAATCACGGCATAATTGCAGATGAGCCCAAAAGTGTTGGGGGATATGATTTTGGTATGTCTCCTTTTGAATTGGT of the Cyclobacterium marinum DSM 745 genome contains:
- a CDS encoding bifunctional alpha/beta hydrolase/OsmC family protein; translation: MNTDRIKIINKEGFELSTSIDFPNHQKPKQFVLFAHCFTCTSQLNAVRNIGQALNNKGIAVVRFDFTGLGKSGGNFANSHFEANVDDLVVVNDYITMHYQAPALLIGHSLGGAAAIVAASKLENIKAVVTIGTPADIQHVTKHFAGQTKKLATDEEARVVIGGRKFTISGEFIKGFNQHDLPATIENLRKPILIMHSPVDEIVSISNAHEIYQKAKHPKSFVSLDNANHLLTKNEDSAYAGELIGSWASRYIDLKPFETPNPNKHQLVAHLNLKEDNFTTYINTKNHGIIADEPKSVGGYDFGMSPFELVSAGLAACTGMTLKLYAERKKWDLREVYTYVNHSKEMIDGESKDVFAKSIELVGSLDPKQKERLRIIAAKCPVHKTLQQSSTIKTEISGESVNNHLK